The Chanos chanos chromosome 6, fChaCha1.1, whole genome shotgun sequence genome includes a region encoding these proteins:
- the tbc1d20 gene encoding TBC1 domain family member 20 isoform X2, translating to MNLKKSRSAGASSPLNGIGKQGGYYADSKRKRKIAEINQALNAVPVDVAALRRMAISEGGLLTDEIRCKVWPRLLNVPVESIPEKLEEVQRENNKDYNQVLLDVQRSLRRFPPGMPDEQREGLQEELIDIILRVLHKNPQLHYYQGYHDIVVTFLLVLGERLATALVEKLSTHHLRDFMDPTMDNTKHILNYLMPIIERVNPEVHDFMQQAEVGTIFALSWLITWFGHVLSDFRHVVRLYDFFLACHPLMPIYFAAVIVLYREDEVLECECDMASMHHLLSQIPQDLPYEMLISRAGDLFVQFPPSELAREATQQRSQQTAASTFKDFELASAQQRPDTVLRRRKREQAPLEAQPGTMAVVQPTARRFVRLAVMGLTVALGAAALAVVNSALEWAPKLDLQFFP from the exons ATGAATCTGAAAAAGTCTCGAAGTGCCGGTGCCTCATCCCCTCTGAATGGAATTGGGAAACAAGGTGGgtact ACGCTGACTccaagaggaagagaaagatcGCTGAGATCAACCAAGCATTAAATGCTGTTCCCGTGGACGTTGCCGCCCTGAGGAGGATGGCCATCAGTGAAGGGGGACTGCTCACTGATGAGATCCGCTGTAAAGTTTGGCCCAGGCTCCTAAACGTGCCCGTAGAAAGCATACCAGAAAAACTAG aggaggtgcagagagaaaataacaaagactataacCAGGTGCTACTGGATGTACAAAGATCTCTCAGACGGTTTCCACCAG GGATGCCAGACGAGCAGAGGGAGGGCCTTCAGGAGGAGTTAATTGACATAATTCTGCGGGTGCTCCACAAAAATCCCCAGCTGCACTATTACCAAGGTTACCATGATATCGTCGTCACCTTTTTACTGGTCCTTGGGGAGCGCCTTGCCACTGCCCTGGTGGAGAAACTCTCCACGCACCATCTCAG GGATTTTATGGACCCCACAATGgataacacaaaacacatattaaACTACCTGATGCCAATTATAGAGAGAGTGAACCCTGAGGTTCACGATTTCATGCAACA GGCAGAAGTGGGCACCATCTTTGCCCTGAGTTGGCTTATTACCTGGTTTGGTCATGTCTTATCAGATTTCCGCCATGTTGTGCGGTTGTATGATTTCTTCCTAGCTTGCCATCCTTTGATGCCAATATATTTTGCTGCTGTG aTTGTGCTGTACAGAGAGGATGAGGTGCTGGAATGTGAGTGTGACATGGCCTCAATGCACCACTTACTGTCTCAGATACCTCAGGACCTGCCCTACGAGATGCTCATCAGCCGTGCCGGAGACCTTTTCGTCCAGTTTCCGCCCTCCGAGCTGGCCAGGGAGGCCACTCAGCAGCGCAGTCAACA GACAGCAGCATCCACTTTTAAAGACTTTGAGTTGGCCTCGGCCCAGCAGCGGCCAGACACAGtgctgaggaggagaaagagggagcaagCTCCTCTGGAGGCCCAGCCAGGGACCATGGCGGTGGTTCAGCCCACTGCGCGACGCTTTGTAAGGCTGGCCGTCATGGGCCTGACGGTAGCCCTGGGCGCGGCGGCCCTGGCCGTGGTCAACTCGGCATTGGAGTGGGCCCCCAAACTTGACCTGCAGTTCTTCCCCTGA
- the tbc1d20 gene encoding TBC1 domain family member 20 isoform X1, with protein MNLKKSRSAGASSPLNGIGKQDADSKRKRKIAEINQALNAVPVDVAALRRMAISEGGLLTDEIRCKVWPRLLNVPVESIPEKLEEVQRENNKDYNQVLLDVQRSLRRFPPGMPDEQREGLQEELIDIILRVLHKNPQLHYYQGYHDIVVTFLLVLGERLATALVEKLSTHHLRDFMDPTMDNTKHILNYLMPIIERVNPEVHDFMQQAEVGTIFALSWLITWFGHVLSDFRHVVRLYDFFLACHPLMPIYFAAVIVLYREDEVLECECDMASMHHLLSQIPQDLPYEMLISRAGDLFVQFPPSELAREATQQRSQQTAASTFKDFELASAQQRPDTVLRRRKREQAPLEAQPGTMAVVQPTARRFVRLAVMGLTVALGAAALAVVNSALEWAPKLDLQFFP; from the exons ATGAATCTGAAAAAGTCTCGAAGTGCCGGTGCCTCATCCCCTCTGAATGGAATTGGGAAACAAG ACGCTGACTccaagaggaagagaaagatcGCTGAGATCAACCAAGCATTAAATGCTGTTCCCGTGGACGTTGCCGCCCTGAGGAGGATGGCCATCAGTGAAGGGGGACTGCTCACTGATGAGATCCGCTGTAAAGTTTGGCCCAGGCTCCTAAACGTGCCCGTAGAAAGCATACCAGAAAAACTAG aggaggtgcagagagaaaataacaaagactataacCAGGTGCTACTGGATGTACAAAGATCTCTCAGACGGTTTCCACCAG GGATGCCAGACGAGCAGAGGGAGGGCCTTCAGGAGGAGTTAATTGACATAATTCTGCGGGTGCTCCACAAAAATCCCCAGCTGCACTATTACCAAGGTTACCATGATATCGTCGTCACCTTTTTACTGGTCCTTGGGGAGCGCCTTGCCACTGCCCTGGTGGAGAAACTCTCCACGCACCATCTCAG GGATTTTATGGACCCCACAATGgataacacaaaacacatattaaACTACCTGATGCCAATTATAGAGAGAGTGAACCCTGAGGTTCACGATTTCATGCAACA GGCAGAAGTGGGCACCATCTTTGCCCTGAGTTGGCTTATTACCTGGTTTGGTCATGTCTTATCAGATTTCCGCCATGTTGTGCGGTTGTATGATTTCTTCCTAGCTTGCCATCCTTTGATGCCAATATATTTTGCTGCTGTG aTTGTGCTGTACAGAGAGGATGAGGTGCTGGAATGTGAGTGTGACATGGCCTCAATGCACCACTTACTGTCTCAGATACCTCAGGACCTGCCCTACGAGATGCTCATCAGCCGTGCCGGAGACCTTTTCGTCCAGTTTCCGCCCTCCGAGCTGGCCAGGGAGGCCACTCAGCAGCGCAGTCAACA GACAGCAGCATCCACTTTTAAAGACTTTGAGTTGGCCTCGGCCCAGCAGCGGCCAGACACAGtgctgaggaggagaaagagggagcaagCTCCTCTGGAGGCCCAGCCAGGGACCATGGCGGTGGTTCAGCCCACTGCGCGACGCTTTGTAAGGCTGGCCGTCATGGGCCTGACGGTAGCCCTGGGCGCGGCGGCCCTGGCCGTGGTCAACTCGGCATTGGAGTGGGCCCCCAAACTTGACCTGCAGTTCTTCCCCTGA